One segment of Nitrospirota bacterium DNA contains the following:
- a CDS encoding radical SAM protein produces MTDQLSHCECCPRRCGVDRIIGKTGFCGVSSDILVSHAGLHFGEEPPISGTRGSGTIFFSGCNLRCVFCQNYQISQDFQQGHSRTHSEDELVSEMLFLQDAGAHNINFVSPSHMIFQMADAIKSARQKGLFVPVVYNSNGYDSVEALRQIRGLVDIYLPDINYLDNSLGKQFSSVDDYADIVPDVLWEMLDQTGSLKMDGGGIAMRGLLVRHLVLPGQLDNSRNCLRSLADLSPDIHVSIMSQYSPQYKVGAYPGIDRTLTEDEYDEITDYALGLGLKNSFIQELSSQDHYLPDFDRGSPFDPAS; encoded by the coding sequence CTGACCGATCAACTGTCCCATTGTGAATGCTGTCCGCGCAGATGCGGAGTGGACCGGATTATCGGAAAGACCGGTTTTTGCGGTGTCAGTTCAGACATTCTGGTTTCACATGCAGGCCTGCATTTTGGAGAAGAACCGCCCATCTCAGGAACAAGAGGTTCAGGCACCATTTTTTTCAGCGGCTGCAATCTTCGCTGCGTGTTCTGCCAGAATTATCAGATAAGCCAGGATTTTCAGCAGGGACATTCCAGGACTCACTCTGAAGATGAACTGGTATCTGAAATGCTGTTCCTTCAGGATGCCGGCGCACATAATATCAATTTTGTCTCGCCTTCTCATATGATCTTTCAGATGGCTGATGCGATAAAAAGCGCCAGGCAAAAAGGTCTCTTTGTCCCTGTTGTCTATAATTCCAACGGGTATGATTCAGTAGAAGCACTCCGGCAGATACGGGGTCTTGTTGATATTTATCTTCCGGATATCAACTATCTGGACAACAGCCTTGGAAAGCAGTTTTCTTCGGTGGATGACTATGCAGATATTGTTCCCGATGTGCTCTGGGAAATGCTGGATCAGACAGGCAGCCTGAAAATGGATGGTGGCGGCATAGCCATGCGTGGGTTGCTGGTACGGCATCTGGTATTGCCCGGGCAATTGGACAACAGCCGGAACTGTCTCAGGTCCCTGGCGGATTTGTCGCCGGATATTCATGTCAGCATTATGTCGCAGTATTCTCCTCAATATAAGGTAGGCGCTTATCCCGGAATAGACCGTACATTGACAGAAGATGAATATGATGAGATTACGGACTATGCGCTCGGCCTTGGTCTGAAGAATTCCTTTATACAAGAGCTCAGCAGCCAGGATCATTACCTGCCTGATTTTGATCGGGGAAGTCCTTTCGACCCTGCTTCCTAA
- a CDS encoding homoserine dehydrogenase, with protein sequence MINVGIIGFGTVGTGTAGILLKNRDLLKQRTGIDINLRKIADLDIKRDRGIRIPKGVLTSNAEELFNDPKIHIIVELIGGTTIAKEMILKAIRAGKHVVTANKALLATHGIEIFKAAEKAGVEVGFEAAVAGGIPIIKVLREGLVANRIKAVYGIINGTTNYILSKMSAEKAQFSDVLKEAQRLGYAEADPTYDIEGIDSAHKLAILASIAFGRQFTIKDVYREGISWISPLDIEFARELGCKIKLLGITKETNGQVELRVHPTMVPEELLISKVDGVFNAVYVEGDAVGSTLYYGRGAGDLPTGSAVVSDIADIARDIAANSVGRIRAFANTQKPIPLMKMEDVMSMYYFRFSAIDKPGVLSKISGILGKHNISIASVIQRDRMEGKAVPLVVLTHMAKEKGVVSAMKEINKLTIVAGKTVFIRVEGKGHH encoded by the coding sequence ATGATTAACGTTGGGATTATCGGTTTCGGGACAGTCGGCACAGGCACGGCAGGTATACTGCTGAAAAACAGGGATCTGCTGAAGCAGCGAACAGGTATTGATATCAATCTTCGGAAGATCGCTGACCTTGACATCAAACGGGACCGCGGTATCAGGATCCCGAAGGGCGTACTGACCTCAAATGCAGAGGAGCTTTTCAACGATCCGAAGATACATATCATTGTTGAACTCATAGGCGGCACGACAATCGCAAAAGAGATGATTCTTAAAGCTATTCGCGCAGGCAAACACGTTGTGACCGCAAACAAGGCACTGCTTGCCACCCATGGCATAGAGATATTCAAGGCTGCGGAAAAGGCGGGTGTCGAAGTGGGTTTCGAGGCTGCAGTGGCAGGAGGCATACCGATTATAAAGGTGCTTAGAGAAGGGCTTGTCGCAAACAGGATCAAGGCAGTGTATGGTATCATCAATGGCACCACAAACTATATCCTGTCTAAAATGTCAGCAGAGAAGGCCCAGTTTTCAGATGTGCTGAAAGAGGCCCAGAGACTTGGTTACGCAGAGGCAGACCCGACCTATGATATCGAAGGGATTGATTCGGCGCACAAACTTGCGATCCTCGCTTCAATCGCCTTTGGGAGACAGTTTACGATCAAAGACGTCTATCGAGAGGGCATCTCCTGGATTTCCCCCCTGGACATCGAGTTTGCACGGGAGTTGGGTTGCAAGATCAAACTGCTCGGTATTACGAAAGAAACGAACGGACAGGTTGAACTCAGAGTGCATCCTACTATGGTTCCTGAAGAGCTCCTGATCTCGAAGGTTGATGGTGTCTTCAATGCGGTCTATGTAGAAGGTGACGCTGTCGGCTCAACGCTCTATTATGGCCGTGGCGCCGGAGACCTTCCGACAGGCAGTGCGGTGGTGAGCGATATTGCAGACATTGCGCGGGATATTGCGGCCAATTCAGTCGGCAGAATTCGTGCATTCGCGAACACTCAAAAACCGATCCCTCTGATGAAAATGGAAGATGTGATGTCCATGTATTATTTCCGCTTCTCCGCGATCGACAAGCCAGGAGTGCTCTCAAAGATATCCGGCATTCTCGGCAAGCACAACATCAGCATCGCCTCGGTCATCCAGAGGGACCGCATGGAAGGCAAGGCTGTGCCTCTGGTCGTGCTGACGCATATGGCAAAAGAGAAAGGCGTTGTCAGCGCCATGAAGGAGATCAATAAGTTAACGATCGTAGCTGGCAAAACAGTCTTCATCCGCGTTGAGGGCAAAGGACACCATTAG
- a CDS encoding M67 family metallopeptidase, with amino-acid sequence MPELRMSGELAAQMLKHCRAGYPNEACGILAGKSGTVVKVYLMPNAEPSPVSYVMEPKEQFRVMQEMRQEELSMLAIFHSHPQSPAYPSATDIRLAFYQDVVYVIIGLTNPESPDIKAYTIIEGEVIDAAIRILD; translated from the coding sequence ATGCCTGAACTTCGTATGTCCGGAGAACTCGCTGCGCAGATGCTAAAGCATTGCAGGGCGGGCTATCCGAATGAGGCATGCGGTATCCTCGCAGGAAAAAGCGGCACGGTGGTAAAGGTCTATCTCATGCCCAATGCTGAGCCCTCGCCAGTCAGCTACGTTATGGAGCCGAAGGAACAATTCAGGGTGATGCAAGAAATGAGACAGGAAGAATTGTCCATGCTTGCCATATTCCATTCCCATCCCCAGTCGCCTGCATATCCTTCTGCAACAGATATCAGACTTGCCTTTTACCAGGATGTCGTCTATGTAATCATTGGACTGACGAATCCTGAATCGCCGGATATAAAGGCATATACCATTATTGAAGGTGAAGTAATTGATGCCGCGATAAGGATTTTGGACTGA
- the htpX gene encoding zinc metalloprotease HtpX: MNVMKTVMLMVLLTMLLVFGGAAVGGQSGMTIALVMAGVMNFVSYFFSDKIVLKMYRAQQVTESEAPVLYRIVRTLSQKAGMPMPKVYIIPDDSPNAFATGRNPNHAAVAATEGIMRILSEEELSGVMAHELAHVKHRDILIGTIAATMAGAISYLGHMAMFFGGRHDDDEGGSPIAGIAMMILAPIAAMLIQMAISRSREYAADAGGAQLQGNPMSLANALRKLEAGAQAIPMDATPATSHMMIVSPLTGGSFMRLFSTHPPVEERIARLQAMRTGSSQ, encoded by the coding sequence ATGAATGTAATGAAGACAGTGATGCTTATGGTGCTGCTTACAATGCTTCTGGTATTTGGAGGGGCAGCAGTCGGTGGTCAGTCAGGCATGACCATTGCCCTTGTTATGGCGGGTGTTATGAACTTTGTCTCTTATTTCTTTAGTGACAAGATCGTCCTGAAAATGTACAGGGCGCAGCAGGTGACTGAGTCTGAAGCCCCTGTGCTCTACAGGATCGTAAGGACCCTGTCACAGAAGGCAGGCATGCCGATGCCAAAGGTCTATATTATCCCTGATGATTCGCCGAATGCCTTTGCAACCGGCAGAAATCCCAACCATGCTGCAGTCGCCGCAACTGAGGGGATCATGCGCATTCTGAGCGAAGAGGAGCTTTCAGGCGTCATGGCCCATGAGCTTGCTCATGTAAAGCACCGGGATATTCTGATCGGGACTATCGCTGCGACCATGGCCGGTGCTATCAGTTATCTCGGCCATATGGCCATGTTTTTCGGCGGAAGGCACGATGACGATGAGGGAGGCAGCCCTATTGCAGGAATTGCCATGATGATCCTTGCTCCTATTGCGGCAATGCTGATACAGATGGCCATATCCAGGTCCCGGGAATATGCGGCAGATGCCGGAGGAGCGCAGCTGCAGGGCAATCCCATGTCACTTGCCAATGCACTCAGAAAGCTTGAGGCAGGCGCTCAGGCAATCCCGATGGATGCGACGCCTGCAACATCTCATATGATGATCGTAAGTCCTCTCACCGGAGGTTCCTTTATGAGGCTTTTCAGCACGCACCCTCCTGTTGAGGAACGGATAGCCCGCCTTCAGGCGATGAGGACAGGTTCCTCTCAATAA
- the moeB gene encoding molybdopterin-synthase adenylyltransferase MoeB, which produces MEFTEQQLQRYSRHIILPEVGGRGQAKIIDAKVVIVGAGGLGCPVGYYLTAAGVGTIGLIDNDVVELSNLQRQIAHNVHTIGMLKVESAEKTFKALNPDVNIIAHKVRISKDNIIDIIRDYDIVVDGSDNFPTRYLVNDACVMAKKPLVSGAILKFEGQVTTIIPGEGHCYRCLFEEPPPAGLVPSCQEAGVLGVLTGVVGSLQATEVLKLILGKGDPLKNSLLVYDALKTTFRKVKVPKNPNCAICGEHPTITELIDYNEGYCSLP; this is translated from the coding sequence ATGGAATTCACCGAGCAGCAGCTTCAGCGTTACAGCAGACATATCATCCTGCCCGAGGTCGGCGGCCGGGGTCAGGCAAAGATCATCGATGCAAAGGTGGTCATTGTCGGGGCCGGAGGACTTGGATGTCCTGTGGGGTACTACCTGACTGCCGCAGGTGTCGGCACCATAGGTCTGATCGACAATGACGTTGTCGAACTGAGCAACCTCCAGCGGCAGATCGCACATAACGTTCATACCATAGGCATGCTGAAGGTCGAATCGGCAGAAAAGACCTTTAAGGCGCTCAATCCAGACGTCAATATAATTGCCCATAAGGTCAGGATATCAAAAGACAACATCATTGACATTATCAGGGACTACGATATCGTGGTTGACGGCAGTGACAATTTCCCGACGAGGTATCTGGTCAATGACGCCTGTGTCATGGCAAAAAAACCGTTGGTGAGCGGCGCGATCCTGAAGTTCGAGGGCCAGGTCACGACAATAATTCCCGGAGAAGGTCATTGTTACCGCTGCCTTTTCGAAGAGCCTCCTCCTGCCGGGCTGGTGCCGTCATGCCAGGAAGCCGGCGTATTGGGCGTACTGACCGGAGTTGTCGGAAGTCTTCAGGCAACTGAGGTGCTGAAACTGATACTCGGAAAAGGAGATCCTTTAAAGAACTCTTTGCTCGTATATGACGCACTGAAGACGACCTTCAGAAAAGTGAAGGTGCCAAAAAATCCCAACTGCGCCATATGCGGTGAACATCCGACCATCACAGAACTGATCGATTATAACGAAGGGTATTGCTCTCTTCCGTAG
- the lipA gene encoding lipoyl synthase produces the protein MLQYQGRPPQGKRGDSLLRPGLRRGSFLRLPEWIKTRPHTGLHDTKQLLRRHGISTVCEDARCPNRGECFSKPTATFLILGPHCTRNCGFCAVTSAPPVAVNVDEPEQVAGAAAELNLKYVVVTSVTRDDLTDGGAGQFAETIRAVKRRLPKARIEVLTPDFRGDINALKIVLEAEPNVFNHNMETVQRLYPVVRQQADYRRSLSLLKAAKELSPATAIKSGFMLGLGETMDEVVQLLADLRRSSCDFITIGQYLRPTKKNLPVVKYIPPDVFDDLNETALRMGFRHVASGPLVRSSINAEEMYNKQLKT, from the coding sequence CTGCTTCAATACCAGGGTCGACCTCCGCAAGGTAAAAGAGGCGATAGCCTTCTTCGGCCGGGACTAAGAAGAGGTTCCTTCCTGCGGCTCCCTGAATGGATCAAGACCCGGCCACATACCGGGCTCCATGACACAAAGCAGCTTCTGCGAAGACACGGGATTTCTACGGTATGCGAGGATGCACGCTGCCCTAACAGGGGCGAGTGCTTTTCTAAGCCTACTGCAACTTTTCTTATCCTCGGCCCGCACTGTACCCGCAACTGCGGTTTCTGTGCCGTGACATCAGCACCCCCCGTAGCCGTAAATGTTGATGAACCTGAACAGGTGGCTGGGGCGGCAGCAGAATTGAACCTGAAATATGTCGTGGTCACCTCGGTTACCCGCGATGATCTGACTGACGGCGGCGCCGGCCAGTTTGCAGAGACGATACGCGCGGTGAAAAGAAGACTGCCCAAAGCACGGATCGAGGTGCTTACCCCGGATTTCAGGGGTGATATCAATGCGCTCAAGATAGTTCTTGAGGCAGAGCCGAATGTCTTTAATCATAATATGGAGACCGTGCAGAGGCTCTATCCTGTGGTGAGACAACAGGCTGATTACCGGAGATCGCTTTCATTACTGAAGGCTGCAAAAGAGCTGTCGCCGGCAACGGCTATCAAGTCAGGATTTATGCTCGGGCTGGGAGAAACCATGGATGAGGTCGTTCAACTGCTTGCAGACCTTCGCAGAAGCAGCTGTGATTTTATTACGATCGGACAGTATCTGAGGCCCACCAAGAAAAATCTCCCTGTGGTAAAATATATTCCGCCTGACGTCTTTGATGATTTAAACGAAACGGCTCTCCGCATGGGATTCAGGCATGTTGCTTCCGGTCCGCTGGTGAGAAGCTCCATAAACGCAGAAGAGATGTATAACAAACAACTAAAAACATAA
- a CDS encoding PAS domain S-box protein, with translation MIKLVELPIRVQLLLMVSIIVLLAFSIIAYSGIQQRAEEINHAKQEVKALAVLVEVQQQSLVASAEQLLYALSSMPEVDRRNIPKVQTALAEAIKLNPQYTTIFITDRNGDIWASAIPTKGMTITDRESFNKALALGHFTAGQYKKGQYSGKQVLSFYYPYKNSKDEISGVIILGVDLGYHKKLMEHIEWPKDTSYVLLDHNGVVLGMGFDKYIGEHFEEKAIEQMKRGAIADTLISISHDGTKRIIAYRKLILKGEDKPYMYVRVGIPYDLVMANVNRTLLKHFMLILIIFSCMLYVAWIIGKRSIADRVALLKTHSGRLSKGIVKGRVSDLIKGGELGELALTVDRMADDIAAREAALRQSEQRYRTLFEQSPDGIVIVDLSNKIIQFNDVACGQLGYTREEFSRLSISDIDPDKSPTEILDRTEQVIEAGGATFDVRHKTKLGEIRYHHVITRPIVMDGETVLYAIWQDITDRRLSEEALRQSEQFIRSILDTVDEGFIVIDRDYRILTANKAYCSQVGGSDHIVIGKHCYEISHKSDKPCFEAGEECATRRAFETGTLHTALHRHKDMSGNILYVETKAFPIKDDSGVVTSVIEVINNITEKHLLEEERLKTQKLESIGTLAGGIAHDFNNLLQGVFGYISMAKITHDEKEKSLAMLAQAEEALHMSVNLTTQLLTFSKGGKPLKKLIRLEPTIENAVKFALSGSHTDYRLNIVSDLWAVEADAGQLAQVLQNIVLNANEAMAGRGTVTISARNMDIRAKDNARLPEGGRFVCIDIQDTGTGISAQNVTKIFDPYFTTKQKGSGLGLATSYSIIKNHGGLIEVSSEVDRGTVFSIYLPASMGAAVETESPASTTLSSKKGRVLLMDDEDIVRNVAREMIGALGHEVEGAEDGRRAIELFGQAREAGRPFDLVILDLTVKGGMGGQEAIAMLREIEPTIKAVVSSGYADSAVIADYRAYGFSAVLNKPYKLDELKHCLSLFLS, from the coding sequence ATGATTAAACTTGTTGAACTGCCGATCAGGGTACAGTTGCTGCTCATGGTATCCATCATTGTTTTGTTGGCCTTTTCCATAATCGCATATTCCGGAATACAGCAGAGAGCTGAAGAAATAAACCATGCCAAACAGGAGGTTAAGGCGCTTGCCGTATTAGTTGAAGTCCAGCAGCAGTCTCTTGTTGCGTCCGCGGAGCAACTGTTGTATGCGCTTAGCAGTATGCCGGAGGTAGACCGGCGGAATATACCCAAGGTCCAGACCGCTCTTGCCGAGGCAATAAAGCTGAACCCGCAGTATACCACCATATTCATAACAGATCGAAACGGAGATATCTGGGCGTCGGCCATTCCGACAAAAGGCATGACCATAACCGACCGGGAATCCTTTAATAAAGCCCTTGCACTCGGACATTTTACCGCAGGCCAATATAAGAAGGGGCAGTATTCCGGCAAGCAGGTCCTCTCATTCTACTATCCTTATAAAAACAGCAAAGACGAAATAAGCGGGGTTATCATCCTTGGCGTAGACCTCGGGTATCACAAAAAGCTTATGGAGCATATTGAATGGCCGAAAGATACCAGTTATGTATTGCTGGACCATAACGGGGTGGTGCTCGGAATGGGCTTTGACAAATATATCGGTGAGCATTTTGAAGAAAAGGCCATCGAACAAATGAAGAGAGGTGCTATAGCAGATACGTTAATAAGCATTTCGCATGACGGGACAAAACGGATAATAGCCTATCGCAAGCTGATCCTGAAGGGAGAAGATAAACCGTATATGTATGTACGGGTCGGGATACCCTATGATCTGGTCATGGCAAATGTAAACAGAACACTTCTCAAACACTTTATGTTAATCCTGATAATTTTTTCTTGTATGCTTTATGTGGCCTGGATCATTGGCAAACGTTCGATTGCAGACCGCGTTGCACTTTTAAAGACGCATTCCGGGCGTCTGTCTAAAGGCATTGTGAAGGGCAGAGTTTCCGACCTGATTAAAGGCGGGGAATTGGGAGAATTGGCTTTAACGGTTGACCGCATGGCTGATGATATTGCCGCAAGGGAAGCGGCGCTACGACAGAGTGAACAACGCTATCGCACTCTTTTCGAACAGTCTCCGGACGGCATAGTTATTGTTGACCTCTCCAATAAGATCATACAGTTCAATGACGTGGCCTGTGGCCAGCTGGGTTATACCCGGGAAGAGTTTTCTCGGCTAAGCATCTCCGACATAGACCCTGATAAAAGTCCCACAGAAATACTGGACCGCACCGAGCAGGTAATTGAGGCCGGAGGGGCGACCTTTGACGTCAGACATAAAACCAAACTGGGCGAGATCAGGTATCACCATGTCATCACCCGTCCGATTGTCATGGACGGTGAAACGGTTTTGTATGCAATCTGGCAGGACATCACGGACCGCAGGCTATCCGAAGAGGCGTTGCGACAGAGCGAGCAGTTCATCCGGAGCATACTTGATACGGTAGACGAGGGGTTTATCGTGATAGACCGGGACTACCGTATACTGACGGCCAACAAGGCGTATTGCAGCCAGGTAGGAGGCAGTGACCATATCGTCATTGGTAAACACTGCTATGAGATATCCCATAAGTCTGACAAACCCTGTTTTGAGGCGGGGGAAGAATGCGCAACACGCCGGGCATTTGAGACAGGCACGCTCCATACGGCGCTGCACCGCCATAAGGATATGAGCGGTAATATCCTGTATGTAGAGACCAAGGCCTTTCCGATCAAGGATGATTCAGGTGTTGTGACTTCTGTTATCGAGGTGATCAACAACATCACGGAGAAGCATCTTCTTGAAGAAGAGCGGCTCAAGACGCAGAAACTCGAATCGATCGGGACGCTTGCCGGCGGCATAGCCCATGACTTTAACAACCTGCTTCAGGGGGTATTTGGGTATATTTCGATGGCAAAGATCACCCATGACGAGAAGGAAAAGTCTCTGGCCATGCTGGCGCAGGCTGAAGAAGCGCTCCATATGTCGGTAAATCTGACAACGCAGCTTCTGACGTTCTCCAAGGGCGGTAAGCCGCTGAAGAAGTTGATCCGGCTCGAACCGACGATCGAAAACGCTGTAAAATTTGCCCTGAGCGGTTCCCATACAGACTATCGCCTGAATATTGTTTCTGATCTTTGGGCAGTGGAGGCTGATGCCGGGCAGCTTGCGCAGGTGCTGCAGAACATTGTGCTGAATGCAAATGAGGCTATGGCAGGGAGAGGCACGGTAACGATCTCGGCCAGGAATATGGATATCAGGGCAAAAGACAACGCAAGGCTGCCGGAAGGGGGAAGGTTCGTATGCATTGACATACAGGATACGGGCACAGGGATATCCGCTCAGAACGTGACGAAGATCTTTGATCCTTACTTTACGACGAAGCAGAAGGGAAGCGGCCTTGGTCTGGCAACATCGTATTCGATCATAAAGAACCACGGCGGGTTAATCGAGGTTAGCTCGGAGGTAGACCGGGGTACGGTATTTTCGATCTATCTTCCTGCGTCGATGGGGGCAGCGGTCGAGACCGAGTCACCTGCATCGACGACGCTGTCGTCAAAAAAGGGCCGGGTGCTTCTGATGGACGATGAGGATATTGTGAGAAACGTTGCAAGAGAGATGATCGGAGCGCTTGGCCATGAGGTGGAGGGAGCAGAGGACGGCAGACGGGCAATAGAGCTATTCGGGCAGGCCAGGGAGGCAGGCAGGCCATTTGATCTGGTGATCCTTGATCTGACGGTAAAGGGTGGAATGGGCGGACAGGAGGCGATAGCCATGCTCCGGGAAATTGAGCCTACTATCAAGGCAGTGGTATCAAGCGGATATGCGGACAGTGCGGTGATCGCAGATTATCGTGCCTATGGTTTTTCAGCGGTTCTGAACAAACCGTATAAGCTCGATGAACTGAAGCACTGCCTGAGTCTCTTCCTTTCGTAG
- a CDS encoding phosphoribosylaminoimidazolesuccinocarboxamide synthase, whose protein sequence is MSNVLLKTEMPDITFLRKGKVRDIYEVGDYLLLIASDRISAFDVVLPNGIPGKGRLLTQISLYWFSQMQDIINNHIVATEVKDYPSVCHKYAEQLEGRSMLVKKAKPMPVECIVRGYLSGSGWKEYKKSGTVCSMKLPEGLVESSKLAEPIFTPSTKADEGHDMNISFEEMIKIVGKDMGEKLRDVSLQVYTKARDLAEKKGIIIADTKFEFGMFNDELILIDEVLTPDSSRFWSAKNYQPGKGQDSYDKQIIRDYLLSLDWDQTYPGPVLPDEIIDKAIARYKEIYEIITG, encoded by the coding sequence ATGAGCAATGTTCTATTGAAGACCGAGATGCCGGATATAACGTTCCTGAGAAAAGGAAAGGTGAGGGACATATATGAGGTTGGGGACTATCTCCTCCTGATCGCTTCTGACAGGATATCAGCCTTTGATGTGGTCCTCCCTAACGGCATACCGGGCAAGGGCAGGCTGCTTACCCAGATATCTTTGTATTGGTTCAGCCAGATGCAGGATATTATCAATAATCACATAGTAGCGACCGAGGTGAAGGACTACCCTTCAGTATGTCATAAATATGCGGAACAGCTTGAAGGCAGGAGCATGCTGGTAAAAAAGGCAAAGCCGATGCCTGTGGAATGTATTGTGAGAGGATATCTTTCCGGGTCAGGCTGGAAGGAATACAAAAAAAGCGGCACCGTCTGCTCCATGAAACTGCCGGAAGGACTGGTAGAGTCGTCGAAACTTGCTGAACCAATCTTTACGCCAAGCACCAAGGCAGATGAAGGGCATGATATGAATATCTCCTTTGAGGAGATGATCAAGATAGTAGGCAAGGATATGGGAGAAAAGCTGAGGGATGTGAGTCTGCAGGTCTACACCAAGGCGCGTGATCTCGCAGAAAAAAAAGGCATCATCATAGCTGACACCAAGTTCGAGTTCGGCATGTTCAATGACGAACTGATTCTGATCGACGAGGTGCTTACCCCTGATTCTTCCCGCTTCTGGTCTGCCAAAAACTATCAGCCCGGCAAGGGACAGGACAGCTATGACAAGCAGATCATCAGGGACTATCTCCTGAGCCTGGACTGGGACCAGACCTATCCCGGCCCTGTGCTGCCTGATGAGATCATCGATAAGGCAATTGCACGATATAAGGAGATCTACGAGATCATTACGGGGTAG
- a CDS encoding sulfurtransferase TusA family protein encodes MNTIKQDKRIDIRGLVCPYTFVKVKLAMESMETGQVLEVLLDYEEATRSIPRSMKEHGQKVLNVVKINDTDWVLSIRKDND; translated from the coding sequence TTGAATACGATCAAGCAGGATAAAAGGATCGACATCAGAGGCCTTGTATGTCCTTATACCTTTGTTAAGGTAAAGCTTGCTATGGAATCCATGGAGACAGGACAGGTCCTTGAGGTCCTGCTTGATTATGAAGAGGCGACCAGGAGCATTCCCAGGTCCATGAAAGAGCATGGACAGAAGGTCCTGAATGTCGTAAAGATAAACGATACTGACTGGGTCTTATCCATAAGAAAGGACAACGATTAA
- a CDS encoding DUF116 domain-containing protein — MTIRKISRGVVLKIFYPILMLIAAFMKSRKEAFQHAVIRMNNRLVRAEKTRTKKILILLPHCLQISDCEIRITHNIYNCKRCGRCEIKDLIEISDAFKLNLSVATGGTLARKIVQEVRPEAIIAVACERDLSSGLVDTYPIPVLGIPNERPFGPCFNTRVDLRKVKEAIAFFGRD; from the coding sequence TTGACCATCCGTAAAATATCACGGGGCGTTGTCCTCAAGATATTCTATCCTATTCTCATGCTTATCGCTGCGTTTATGAAAAGCAGGAAAGAGGCATTCCAGCATGCGGTCATCCGCATGAACAACAGGCTGGTCAGGGCTGAGAAGACGCGGACAAAGAAGATACTTATCCTGCTGCCCCACTGTCTCCAGATCAGCGACTGTGAGATCCGGATCACGCATAATATTTATAACTGCAAACGGTGCGGCAGATGCGAGATCAAGGATCTCATCGAGATCAGTGATGCATTCAAACTCAACCTCTCCGTTGCGACAGGCGGCACCCTTGCGAGGAAGATCGTTCAGGAGGTCAGGCCTGAGGCGATTATTGCAGTGGCCTGCGAACGCGATCTTTCAAGCGGACTGGTGGACACTTACCCGATTCCTGTGCTTGGCATTCCTAACGAGCGGCCCTTTGGCCCCTGCTTCAATACCAGGGTCGACCTCCGCAAGGTAAAAGAGGCGATAGCCTTCTTCGGCCGGGACTAA